One Amaranthus tricolor cultivar Red isolate AtriRed21 chromosome 10, ASM2621246v1, whole genome shotgun sequence genomic window carries:
- the LOC130826049 gene encoding disease resistance protein At4g27190-like isoform X1 yields MRAIKKIPRLVKNADEDGFTWRLYGMKEISGAKYKRSYYRCFFRGCHATKIVQRSDDCNNFKVTYRGTHTCCFVAKNTPASSSEATESISYGAASNETSETYFNGSNSSYSIQNCIKESNLMPSTFTTIWDWDKDLLLNWEESEACYDIHNAGVSGEVRQEESILSSSALIQSNKPVLAESMFSRTEYIFATPHLKRKELSSFSPQCSSVNSSGSVDSNLQKLFSACQDVKVRKIGFYGTGGVGKTTAMKAFFLHYDSKRLFDFVLWVTIPRHFSRRMIQNALSKQLSLEIPNIKSDDEVAMILHQTLLAKKFILFLEDVWEYVDLLKIGIPIGNLQYNYMIILTATSVSICKAMEVDRIIKAEPLPGEESWKLFRFNVGEVLDNQCIEHYGRVIVGECYGLPLTIKVVGRALRMDSCIFSWKRALQDILLTDPLQVLKLGYDRLNADDMKSCFLYSALFIGCKTVRIPSLVEYLVDEGLFYGSMKRGHDVLKNLCNVSLLECSDGLMVEMHDLLCDLALKILSDVNGFQMLLNRYVKSILPLGTFLSTKRAESSSLDSHVSILRACEGFNESPSKKEWENAKMVFSMDNPLLILPERPACSKMLILFLQRNSRLRSIPSSFFDNMSSLQILNLSKTRIKSLPKSVSKLEHMQVLILRNCERLLFLPSEIGALKHLLVLDVHGTEICHLPDQVGELLCLVHLQVRFYGSMDQDECTMLPSQLISKGIIAKLVRLRELSIIVYPGDLRWTKIALELTREVSNLKLCSLSFHFPEINHLEYFMNVSPAWLHRTLDRFNFIVGHDVKRVVSHVSSELENEFNQQDRCLRFVDGQDAPDAIKKIFSQATAFYLDHHLSAYSLTHFGLYTMDNLKFCIVRDCPKLKTVINSKNLTGSVFRSLEILSIHYSWNLSRIWVGPIPPGSCLMLRQLSVHSCPKLEFILSASMVAVLPNLEELIVADCQSLKSVVTNEDQISADDDTIDSDHFEPYNADAKDPMEVDTFNVAELKIKVMKLHYLPKLVNIWSDGDLPCLVYVNIYNCPRLQNLNLKSPVEITLKEIKAETAWWDHLEWDDPALPAKLQGCVKDIQSDDIWGTV; encoded by the exons ATGCGCGCAATCAAGAAAATCCCCAG GCTTGTCAAAAATGCTGATGAAGATGGATTTACTTGGAGATTGTACGGGATGAAAGAAATTTCAGGAGCAAAGTACAAGAG GAGCTATTATAGGTGCTTCTTTCGTGGATGTCATGCCACTAAGATAGTGCAAAGATCTGACGATTGCAATAATTTTAAGGTCACGTACAGGGGTACACATACTTGCTGTTTCGTAGCCAAGAATACTC CAGCAAGCAGCAGTGAGGCAACAGAATCAATATCTTATGGAGCCGCAAGCAACGAGACATCAGAAACATATTTCAATGGATCTAATTCCTCGTATTCTATTCAAAATTGCATAAAAGAATCAAATCTAATGCCGTCGACTTTTACTACAATTTGGGACTGGGACAAAGATTTATTGCTAAACTGGGAGGAAAGTGAAGCATGCTATGATATTCATAATGCTGGTGTAAGTGGTGAAGTTAGACAAGAAGAGTCTATTTTGTCATCTTCTGCTCTTATACAGTCAAATAAGCCAGTTTTAGCTGAATCAATGTTCAGCAGAACTGAATACATTTTCGCGACTCCGCACTTGAAGAGAAAAGAACTGTCTTCTTTTTCTCCACAATGTTCATCAGTAAATTCTAGTGGATCCGTGGATAGCAACTTGCAAAAGCTATTTTCAGCTTGTCAGGATGTAAAAGTCAGGAAGATTGGATTTTATGGAACTGGTGGTGTAGGAAAAACCACAGCAATGAAGGCattttttttgcactatgattcaAAGAGATTGTTTGACTTTGTCCTTTGGGTGACTATACCAAGACACTTTTCTAGAAGAATGATACAGAATGCATTAAGCAAACAATTATCTTTAGAAATACCGAATATCAAGTCTGACGATGAAGTTGCTATGATCCTTCATCAAACTCTTCTTGCAAAAAAGTTCATTTTGTTTCTAGAAGATGTTTGGGAGTATGTGGATCTGCTAAAGATCGGAATTCCTATTGGCAATCTACAATACAACTATATGATAATTTTGACGGCCACATCAGTTTCTATTTGCAAAGCCATGGAGGTGGATAGAATCATTAAAGCAGAGCCGCTCCCTGGGGAAGAATCATGGAAATTGTTCCGATTTAATGTTGGCGAAGTCTTGGATAATCAATGTATTGAGCATTATGGTCGAGTTATTGTGGGTGAGTGTTATGGTTTGCCTTTGACGATCAAAGTTGTTGGAAGAGCCTTAAGAATGGATAGCTGTATTTTCTCATGGAAGCGTGCACTGCAGGATATATTATTGACTGATCCTCTTCAGGTACTCAAACTTGGATATGATAGACTAAACGCAGATGATATGAAAAGTTGCTTTCTGTATTCTGCCTTATTCATAGGATGCAAAACTGTGAGGATTCCTTCTCTGGTTGAGTACTTGGTCGATGAAGGACTTTTTTACGGGAGTATGAAAAGAGGACATGATGTTCTAAAGAATCTTTGTAACGTCTCTCTGTTGGAGTGCAGCGATGGCTTGATGGTTGAAATGCATGACCTTCTATGTGATTTGGCATTAAAAATACTGTCAGATGTGAATGGGTTCCAAATGTTGTTGAATCGTTATGTAAAGTCAATATTGCCACTGGGAACCTTTCTGTCTACTAAAAGAGCTGAGAGCTCATCTTTGGATAGTCACGTATCTATTCTAAGAGCTTGCGAGGGTTTCAATGAATCACCATCAAAGAAAGAATGGGAAAATGCAAAGATGGTATTTTCGATGGATAATCCATTATTAATTTTACCCGAAAGGCCCGCCTGCTCAAAAATGTTGATACTTTTCCTTCAAAGAAATAGCAGGTTGAGATCCATACCTTCGTCTTTCTTTGATAACATGTCTTCTCTTCAAATTCTGAACCTGTCAAAAACCAGAATAAAGTCGTTGCCAAAGTCTGTCTCAAAATTAGAACACATGCAGGTATTGATTCTTCGAAACTGTGAGCGTTTACTCTTTCTTCCCTCTGAAATTGGGGCTCTCAAACATCTCTTAGTTCTTGATGTACACGGAACAGAAATATGCCATTTGCCTGATCAAGTTGGTGAGCTGCTTTGTTTAGTTCACTTACAAGTTCGCTTCTATGGATCCATGGATCAGGATGAATGTACAATGCTGCCTTCACAATTGATATCCAAGGGAATAATTGCCAAACTTGTTCGGTTAAGGGAGCTTAGCATCATTGTGTATCCAGGAGATTTGCGATGGACAAAAATTGCATTAGAGCTAACAAGAGAAGTGAGCAATTTGAAACTGTGTTCCCTGTCTTTCCACTTTCCTGAAATAAATCATCTTGAGTACTTCATGAATGTAAGTCCAGCTTGGCTGCATCGAACATTGGATCGTTTCAATTTTATCGTGGGCCATGATGTCAAGCGTGTTGTTTCTCATGTTTCTTCAGAACTAGAAAACGAGTTTAATCAGCAAGACCGTTGCTTAAGGTTTGTTGATGGTCAGGATGCTCCTGATGCAATCAAGAAAATTTTTTCACAAGCTACAGCATTCTACTTGGATCATCACCTAAGTGCTTACTCCTTGACGCATTTCGGATTATATACTATGGATAATTTGAAGTTTTGCATAGTGAGGGATTGTCCAAAATTGAAAACAGTGATAAACAGCAAAAACCTGACAGGAAGTGTTTTCAGATCCCTGGAGATCTTGAGCATCCACTATTCTTGGAATTTAAGTCGGATCTGGGTGGGTCCCATTCCACCTGGAAGCTGTTTGATGCTTAGACAATTGTCAGTGCACTCTTGCCCAAAACTGGAATTCATTCTGTCTGCTTCCATGGTTGCTGTTCTTCCCAACCTTGAGGAGTTGATTGTTGCGGACTGTCAATCCTTGAAAAGTGTTGTCACCAACGAGGATCAGATTTCTGCTGATGATGACACCATTGACAGTGACCATTTCGAGCCTTATAATGCCGATGCAAAAGACCCTATGGAGGTTGACACTTTTAATGTTGCGGAGCTTAAGATAAAGGTTATGAAGCTTCATTATCTTCCCAAATTGGTAAACATTTGGAGCGATGGTGATTTGCCTTGCTTAGTGTACGTCAATATATATAACTGTCCTCGACTGCAAAATCTCAATCTGAAGTCTCCTGTTGAGATCACCTTAAAGGAGATCAAAGCCGAAACAGCCTGGTGGGATCATTTGGAGTGGGATGATCCTGCATTGCCTGCTAAACTTCAAGGCTGCGTTAAGGATATCCAGAGTGATGATATATGGGGCACGGTATAG
- the LOC130826049 gene encoding disease resistance protein At4g27190-like isoform X2, whose protein sequence is MRAIKKIPRLVKNADEDGFTWRLYGMKEISGAKYKRSYYRCFFRGCHATKIVQRSDDCNNFKVTYRGTHTCCFVAKNTPSSSEATESISYGAASNETSETYFNGSNSSYSIQNCIKESNLMPSTFTTIWDWDKDLLLNWEESEACYDIHNAGVSGEVRQEESILSSSALIQSNKPVLAESMFSRTEYIFATPHLKRKELSSFSPQCSSVNSSGSVDSNLQKLFSACQDVKVRKIGFYGTGGVGKTTAMKAFFLHYDSKRLFDFVLWVTIPRHFSRRMIQNALSKQLSLEIPNIKSDDEVAMILHQTLLAKKFILFLEDVWEYVDLLKIGIPIGNLQYNYMIILTATSVSICKAMEVDRIIKAEPLPGEESWKLFRFNVGEVLDNQCIEHYGRVIVGECYGLPLTIKVVGRALRMDSCIFSWKRALQDILLTDPLQVLKLGYDRLNADDMKSCFLYSALFIGCKTVRIPSLVEYLVDEGLFYGSMKRGHDVLKNLCNVSLLECSDGLMVEMHDLLCDLALKILSDVNGFQMLLNRYVKSILPLGTFLSTKRAESSSLDSHVSILRACEGFNESPSKKEWENAKMVFSMDNPLLILPERPACSKMLILFLQRNSRLRSIPSSFFDNMSSLQILNLSKTRIKSLPKSVSKLEHMQVLILRNCERLLFLPSEIGALKHLLVLDVHGTEICHLPDQVGELLCLVHLQVRFYGSMDQDECTMLPSQLISKGIIAKLVRLRELSIIVYPGDLRWTKIALELTREVSNLKLCSLSFHFPEINHLEYFMNVSPAWLHRTLDRFNFIVGHDVKRVVSHVSSELENEFNQQDRCLRFVDGQDAPDAIKKIFSQATAFYLDHHLSAYSLTHFGLYTMDNLKFCIVRDCPKLKTVINSKNLTGSVFRSLEILSIHYSWNLSRIWVGPIPPGSCLMLRQLSVHSCPKLEFILSASMVAVLPNLEELIVADCQSLKSVVTNEDQISADDDTIDSDHFEPYNADAKDPMEVDTFNVAELKIKVMKLHYLPKLVNIWSDGDLPCLVYVNIYNCPRLQNLNLKSPVEITLKEIKAETAWWDHLEWDDPALPAKLQGCVKDIQSDDIWGTV, encoded by the exons ATGCGCGCAATCAAGAAAATCCCCAG GCTTGTCAAAAATGCTGATGAAGATGGATTTACTTGGAGATTGTACGGGATGAAAGAAATTTCAGGAGCAAAGTACAAGAG GAGCTATTATAGGTGCTTCTTTCGTGGATGTCATGCCACTAAGATAGTGCAAAGATCTGACGATTGCAATAATTTTAAGGTCACGTACAGGGGTACACATACTTGCTGTTTCGTAGCCAAGAATACTC CAAGCAGCAGTGAGGCAACAGAATCAATATCTTATGGAGCCGCAAGCAACGAGACATCAGAAACATATTTCAATGGATCTAATTCCTCGTATTCTATTCAAAATTGCATAAAAGAATCAAATCTAATGCCGTCGACTTTTACTACAATTTGGGACTGGGACAAAGATTTATTGCTAAACTGGGAGGAAAGTGAAGCATGCTATGATATTCATAATGCTGGTGTAAGTGGTGAAGTTAGACAAGAAGAGTCTATTTTGTCATCTTCTGCTCTTATACAGTCAAATAAGCCAGTTTTAGCTGAATCAATGTTCAGCAGAACTGAATACATTTTCGCGACTCCGCACTTGAAGAGAAAAGAACTGTCTTCTTTTTCTCCACAATGTTCATCAGTAAATTCTAGTGGATCCGTGGATAGCAACTTGCAAAAGCTATTTTCAGCTTGTCAGGATGTAAAAGTCAGGAAGATTGGATTTTATGGAACTGGTGGTGTAGGAAAAACCACAGCAATGAAGGCattttttttgcactatgattcaAAGAGATTGTTTGACTTTGTCCTTTGGGTGACTATACCAAGACACTTTTCTAGAAGAATGATACAGAATGCATTAAGCAAACAATTATCTTTAGAAATACCGAATATCAAGTCTGACGATGAAGTTGCTATGATCCTTCATCAAACTCTTCTTGCAAAAAAGTTCATTTTGTTTCTAGAAGATGTTTGGGAGTATGTGGATCTGCTAAAGATCGGAATTCCTATTGGCAATCTACAATACAACTATATGATAATTTTGACGGCCACATCAGTTTCTATTTGCAAAGCCATGGAGGTGGATAGAATCATTAAAGCAGAGCCGCTCCCTGGGGAAGAATCATGGAAATTGTTCCGATTTAATGTTGGCGAAGTCTTGGATAATCAATGTATTGAGCATTATGGTCGAGTTATTGTGGGTGAGTGTTATGGTTTGCCTTTGACGATCAAAGTTGTTGGAAGAGCCTTAAGAATGGATAGCTGTATTTTCTCATGGAAGCGTGCACTGCAGGATATATTATTGACTGATCCTCTTCAGGTACTCAAACTTGGATATGATAGACTAAACGCAGATGATATGAAAAGTTGCTTTCTGTATTCTGCCTTATTCATAGGATGCAAAACTGTGAGGATTCCTTCTCTGGTTGAGTACTTGGTCGATGAAGGACTTTTTTACGGGAGTATGAAAAGAGGACATGATGTTCTAAAGAATCTTTGTAACGTCTCTCTGTTGGAGTGCAGCGATGGCTTGATGGTTGAAATGCATGACCTTCTATGTGATTTGGCATTAAAAATACTGTCAGATGTGAATGGGTTCCAAATGTTGTTGAATCGTTATGTAAAGTCAATATTGCCACTGGGAACCTTTCTGTCTACTAAAAGAGCTGAGAGCTCATCTTTGGATAGTCACGTATCTATTCTAAGAGCTTGCGAGGGTTTCAATGAATCACCATCAAAGAAAGAATGGGAAAATGCAAAGATGGTATTTTCGATGGATAATCCATTATTAATTTTACCCGAAAGGCCCGCCTGCTCAAAAATGTTGATACTTTTCCTTCAAAGAAATAGCAGGTTGAGATCCATACCTTCGTCTTTCTTTGATAACATGTCTTCTCTTCAAATTCTGAACCTGTCAAAAACCAGAATAAAGTCGTTGCCAAAGTCTGTCTCAAAATTAGAACACATGCAGGTATTGATTCTTCGAAACTGTGAGCGTTTACTCTTTCTTCCCTCTGAAATTGGGGCTCTCAAACATCTCTTAGTTCTTGATGTACACGGAACAGAAATATGCCATTTGCCTGATCAAGTTGGTGAGCTGCTTTGTTTAGTTCACTTACAAGTTCGCTTCTATGGATCCATGGATCAGGATGAATGTACAATGCTGCCTTCACAATTGATATCCAAGGGAATAATTGCCAAACTTGTTCGGTTAAGGGAGCTTAGCATCATTGTGTATCCAGGAGATTTGCGATGGACAAAAATTGCATTAGAGCTAACAAGAGAAGTGAGCAATTTGAAACTGTGTTCCCTGTCTTTCCACTTTCCTGAAATAAATCATCTTGAGTACTTCATGAATGTAAGTCCAGCTTGGCTGCATCGAACATTGGATCGTTTCAATTTTATCGTGGGCCATGATGTCAAGCGTGTTGTTTCTCATGTTTCTTCAGAACTAGAAAACGAGTTTAATCAGCAAGACCGTTGCTTAAGGTTTGTTGATGGTCAGGATGCTCCTGATGCAATCAAGAAAATTTTTTCACAAGCTACAGCATTCTACTTGGATCATCACCTAAGTGCTTACTCCTTGACGCATTTCGGATTATATACTATGGATAATTTGAAGTTTTGCATAGTGAGGGATTGTCCAAAATTGAAAACAGTGATAAACAGCAAAAACCTGACAGGAAGTGTTTTCAGATCCCTGGAGATCTTGAGCATCCACTATTCTTGGAATTTAAGTCGGATCTGGGTGGGTCCCATTCCACCTGGAAGCTGTTTGATGCTTAGACAATTGTCAGTGCACTCTTGCCCAAAACTGGAATTCATTCTGTCTGCTTCCATGGTTGCTGTTCTTCCCAACCTTGAGGAGTTGATTGTTGCGGACTGTCAATCCTTGAAAAGTGTTGTCACCAACGAGGATCAGATTTCTGCTGATGATGACACCATTGACAGTGACCATTTCGAGCCTTATAATGCCGATGCAAAAGACCCTATGGAGGTTGACACTTTTAATGTTGCGGAGCTTAAGATAAAGGTTATGAAGCTTCATTATCTTCCCAAATTGGTAAACATTTGGAGCGATGGTGATTTGCCTTGCTTAGTGTACGTCAATATATATAACTGTCCTCGACTGCAAAATCTCAATCTGAAGTCTCCTGTTGAGATCACCTTAAAGGAGATCAAAGCCGAAACAGCCTGGTGGGATCATTTGGAGTGGGATGATCCTGCATTGCCTGCTAAACTTCAAGGCTGCGTTAAGGATATCCAGAGTGATGATATATGGGGCACGGTATAG
- the LOC130826049 gene encoding disease resistance protein At4g27190-like isoform X3: protein MLVKNADEDGFTWRLYGMKEISGAKYKRSYYRCFFRGCHATKIVQRSDDCNNFKVTYRGTHTCCFVAKNTPASSSEATESISYGAASNETSETYFNGSNSSYSIQNCIKESNLMPSTFTTIWDWDKDLLLNWEESEACYDIHNAGVSGEVRQEESILSSSALIQSNKPVLAESMFSRTEYIFATPHLKRKELSSFSPQCSSVNSSGSVDSNLQKLFSACQDVKVRKIGFYGTGGVGKTTAMKAFFLHYDSKRLFDFVLWVTIPRHFSRRMIQNALSKQLSLEIPNIKSDDEVAMILHQTLLAKKFILFLEDVWEYVDLLKIGIPIGNLQYNYMIILTATSVSICKAMEVDRIIKAEPLPGEESWKLFRFNVGEVLDNQCIEHYGRVIVGECYGLPLTIKVVGRALRMDSCIFSWKRALQDILLTDPLQVLKLGYDRLNADDMKSCFLYSALFIGCKTVRIPSLVEYLVDEGLFYGSMKRGHDVLKNLCNVSLLECSDGLMVEMHDLLCDLALKILSDVNGFQMLLNRYVKSILPLGTFLSTKRAESSSLDSHVSILRACEGFNESPSKKEWENAKMVFSMDNPLLILPERPACSKMLILFLQRNSRLRSIPSSFFDNMSSLQILNLSKTRIKSLPKSVSKLEHMQVLILRNCERLLFLPSEIGALKHLLVLDVHGTEICHLPDQVGELLCLVHLQVRFYGSMDQDECTMLPSQLISKGIIAKLVRLRELSIIVYPGDLRWTKIALELTREVSNLKLCSLSFHFPEINHLEYFMNVSPAWLHRTLDRFNFIVGHDVKRVVSHVSSELENEFNQQDRCLRFVDGQDAPDAIKKIFSQATAFYLDHHLSAYSLTHFGLYTMDNLKFCIVRDCPKLKTVINSKNLTGSVFRSLEILSIHYSWNLSRIWVGPIPPGSCLMLRQLSVHSCPKLEFILSASMVAVLPNLEELIVADCQSLKSVVTNEDQISADDDTIDSDHFEPYNADAKDPMEVDTFNVAELKIKVMKLHYLPKLVNIWSDGDLPCLVYVNIYNCPRLQNLNLKSPVEITLKEIKAETAWWDHLEWDDPALPAKLQGCVKDIQSDDIWGTV, encoded by the exons AT GCTTGTCAAAAATGCTGATGAAGATGGATTTACTTGGAGATTGTACGGGATGAAAGAAATTTCAGGAGCAAAGTACAAGAG GAGCTATTATAGGTGCTTCTTTCGTGGATGTCATGCCACTAAGATAGTGCAAAGATCTGACGATTGCAATAATTTTAAGGTCACGTACAGGGGTACACATACTTGCTGTTTCGTAGCCAAGAATACTC CAGCAAGCAGCAGTGAGGCAACAGAATCAATATCTTATGGAGCCGCAAGCAACGAGACATCAGAAACATATTTCAATGGATCTAATTCCTCGTATTCTATTCAAAATTGCATAAAAGAATCAAATCTAATGCCGTCGACTTTTACTACAATTTGGGACTGGGACAAAGATTTATTGCTAAACTGGGAGGAAAGTGAAGCATGCTATGATATTCATAATGCTGGTGTAAGTGGTGAAGTTAGACAAGAAGAGTCTATTTTGTCATCTTCTGCTCTTATACAGTCAAATAAGCCAGTTTTAGCTGAATCAATGTTCAGCAGAACTGAATACATTTTCGCGACTCCGCACTTGAAGAGAAAAGAACTGTCTTCTTTTTCTCCACAATGTTCATCAGTAAATTCTAGTGGATCCGTGGATAGCAACTTGCAAAAGCTATTTTCAGCTTGTCAGGATGTAAAAGTCAGGAAGATTGGATTTTATGGAACTGGTGGTGTAGGAAAAACCACAGCAATGAAGGCattttttttgcactatgattcaAAGAGATTGTTTGACTTTGTCCTTTGGGTGACTATACCAAGACACTTTTCTAGAAGAATGATACAGAATGCATTAAGCAAACAATTATCTTTAGAAATACCGAATATCAAGTCTGACGATGAAGTTGCTATGATCCTTCATCAAACTCTTCTTGCAAAAAAGTTCATTTTGTTTCTAGAAGATGTTTGGGAGTATGTGGATCTGCTAAAGATCGGAATTCCTATTGGCAATCTACAATACAACTATATGATAATTTTGACGGCCACATCAGTTTCTATTTGCAAAGCCATGGAGGTGGATAGAATCATTAAAGCAGAGCCGCTCCCTGGGGAAGAATCATGGAAATTGTTCCGATTTAATGTTGGCGAAGTCTTGGATAATCAATGTATTGAGCATTATGGTCGAGTTATTGTGGGTGAGTGTTATGGTTTGCCTTTGACGATCAAAGTTGTTGGAAGAGCCTTAAGAATGGATAGCTGTATTTTCTCATGGAAGCGTGCACTGCAGGATATATTATTGACTGATCCTCTTCAGGTACTCAAACTTGGATATGATAGACTAAACGCAGATGATATGAAAAGTTGCTTTCTGTATTCTGCCTTATTCATAGGATGCAAAACTGTGAGGATTCCTTCTCTGGTTGAGTACTTGGTCGATGAAGGACTTTTTTACGGGAGTATGAAAAGAGGACATGATGTTCTAAAGAATCTTTGTAACGTCTCTCTGTTGGAGTGCAGCGATGGCTTGATGGTTGAAATGCATGACCTTCTATGTGATTTGGCATTAAAAATACTGTCAGATGTGAATGGGTTCCAAATGTTGTTGAATCGTTATGTAAAGTCAATATTGCCACTGGGAACCTTTCTGTCTACTAAAAGAGCTGAGAGCTCATCTTTGGATAGTCACGTATCTATTCTAAGAGCTTGCGAGGGTTTCAATGAATCACCATCAAAGAAAGAATGGGAAAATGCAAAGATGGTATTTTCGATGGATAATCCATTATTAATTTTACCCGAAAGGCCCGCCTGCTCAAAAATGTTGATACTTTTCCTTCAAAGAAATAGCAGGTTGAGATCCATACCTTCGTCTTTCTTTGATAACATGTCTTCTCTTCAAATTCTGAACCTGTCAAAAACCAGAATAAAGTCGTTGCCAAAGTCTGTCTCAAAATTAGAACACATGCAGGTATTGATTCTTCGAAACTGTGAGCGTTTACTCTTTCTTCCCTCTGAAATTGGGGCTCTCAAACATCTCTTAGTTCTTGATGTACACGGAACAGAAATATGCCATTTGCCTGATCAAGTTGGTGAGCTGCTTTGTTTAGTTCACTTACAAGTTCGCTTCTATGGATCCATGGATCAGGATGAATGTACAATGCTGCCTTCACAATTGATATCCAAGGGAATAATTGCCAAACTTGTTCGGTTAAGGGAGCTTAGCATCATTGTGTATCCAGGAGATTTGCGATGGACAAAAATTGCATTAGAGCTAACAAGAGAAGTGAGCAATTTGAAACTGTGTTCCCTGTCTTTCCACTTTCCTGAAATAAATCATCTTGAGTACTTCATGAATGTAAGTCCAGCTTGGCTGCATCGAACATTGGATCGTTTCAATTTTATCGTGGGCCATGATGTCAAGCGTGTTGTTTCTCATGTTTCTTCAGAACTAGAAAACGAGTTTAATCAGCAAGACCGTTGCTTAAGGTTTGTTGATGGTCAGGATGCTCCTGATGCAATCAAGAAAATTTTTTCACAAGCTACAGCATTCTACTTGGATCATCACCTAAGTGCTTACTCCTTGACGCATTTCGGATTATATACTATGGATAATTTGAAGTTTTGCATAGTGAGGGATTGTCCAAAATTGAAAACAGTGATAAACAGCAAAAACCTGACAGGAAGTGTTTTCAGATCCCTGGAGATCTTGAGCATCCACTATTCTTGGAATTTAAGTCGGATCTGGGTGGGTCCCATTCCACCTGGAAGCTGTTTGATGCTTAGACAATTGTCAGTGCACTCTTGCCCAAAACTGGAATTCATTCTGTCTGCTTCCATGGTTGCTGTTCTTCCCAACCTTGAGGAGTTGATTGTTGCGGACTGTCAATCCTTGAAAAGTGTTGTCACCAACGAGGATCAGATTTCTGCTGATGATGACACCATTGACAGTGACCATTTCGAGCCTTATAATGCCGATGCAAAAGACCCTATGGAGGTTGACACTTTTAATGTTGCGGAGCTTAAGATAAAGGTTATGAAGCTTCATTATCTTCCCAAATTGGTAAACATTTGGAGCGATGGTGATTTGCCTTGCTTAGTGTACGTCAATATATATAACTGTCCTCGACTGCAAAATCTCAATCTGAAGTCTCCTGTTGAGATCACCTTAAAGGAGATCAAAGCCGAAACAGCCTGGTGGGATCATTTGGAGTGGGATGATCCTGCATTGCCTGCTAAACTTCAAGGCTGCGTTAAGGATATCCAGAGTGATGATATATGGGGCACGGTATAG